The DNA sequence TATTTTATCGAGTCGAAGTACTCTTTCGCTACCGCTTCATATTCCTGTCCATCGACATCCACTTTGGCATTCAATCCGGTCACCGTTTCCGTGTCCAATGTGCTGCTGATGTTGTTCAAAATTTCCGCAATTTTAGGATTTTCTTCCAAAACTTCATTTCGGATTACCGGTGCCAAGTTGTACGGCGGCCAGAAATTTCTGTCATCCACCAAAACAGTGAATTCCTCTTTATCGGTCAATTGGCCCTCAGTCGTGTAGGCAGGGGCAACATCCGCTTCATCATTTTTCAAGACTTCGTATTTCAAGCTGTTGTCGTAGACTGTCGAGCTCTTCCAGTTAAATTCACCGTAAGCTTTTGTCAAACCAGGAAGGCCATCTTCCCGCTGATCGAATTCACCTTGGGAAGCAAAACGCAGCTCAGTTGCATGCTCCTGCAGATCAGAAACGGTCTCAATGCCGTATTTTTCGGCCACGCTCGTTTTGATGACCAGCCCAGCGCTGTCATTGGCTTCCGCATAATCCAACCAAGTCAGATTAAACTGCTCTGCGTATTCCGCTTTGACCGTATCATAGACTTTCTGAGGATCGGTTTCCAAATCCATTTTCAAGATAGCCAGCAGGCCTGTGCCTGTATATTCTGGATAAAGATCGATTTCATCATTGGTGAGCGATGTGTGGATGACCGAACTGGCGATATTCGGGATCCGTTCAACTTCATACCCGGCATCCTCCAAAGCCAATGCATAAATTTCCGAAACCACCAAGTTTTCGGTGAAGTCTTTGGAACCTACTCGGATGACTGCGTCTTCGGCGCTGCTATCGTTTCCGCCAGTAGAGCTTGAACAACCTGAGACTATAAGTGTTGTGGCCAACATTGCAATCGTACTGATGATATTTTTTCGTTTCATTTAATTCCCACTCCTTTTGATTATGTAGTCAAGAAAGATGCTTGTCGTGAAGGCAATCATCGCTACCGACACCCCTCCAATGAGAAGCAGATCCATCCTGTTCAAACCCAATCCGGTTAAAATCAAGGTTCCTAACCCACCAGCACCGATGTATGTAGCCAGCGTCGCACTCGAGATGATCTCCACCAACGCCAGCTTCACACCGGTCATCACAAAAGGAAAAGCCAGCGGAATCTTCACCCGTTTCAGGAGCTCCCGATCGGTCATCCCCAAACCCCTGCCCGTTTCGATCATCACAGCGGGTACTTCCAGGAATCCTACCGTTGTGTTGACCAATATCGGCGGAATGCCCAACAACACCAACGCAATCAACGCTGGAGCCCTTCCGACCCCAATGAAGGAGATCAATAAAAAGAGGACCGCCAAACTGGGGATGATCCGCAAGGCTTGGGAACTGAAAGTGATCATCCGGCTGAGTTTCCGGTGCTTGTGGCTGATGTATCCAAGCGGAATGCCGATCAGACAAGAAATTCCGATTGCCTGGATGCTCAATCCAAGGTGCTGATAAACGTAAATCAAATATTGACTAAAATTCTCTTGAAAGTATTGCAGTATATCGTCGACTAGCATTTTGGACCTCCTTTCACTTCAAACAACAATCCGAAAAATCTGCTATCTCACTAAATATCTTCAAACTGGCTGTGCCGCCGAATAAATTTCTTTGTACAAGTAGAGCATTCGTGATGGACATTCGTGATTGTCTGACTTGCTTAACTCCTCACTGCTGATGGATGGATTCCCATACTCTAACTATAACCATAAAGATACGCCCTTATAAGTACGCACTTTTTTATCAAGTACTTACCTTTTTGTAGGCTCCAGCCATAATGATACCTACATCAATCGATTGTAAAAAAAAATCCCTTTTGAAGCATTATAACGCTTCAAAAGGGAGGATGAAAATGATACAACTTTTGGCCCTGCATCGGATAACAGAAAATACCGAATTCGCGATCCACTTTTCTTCCTATAGCCGGCTATTTTTGCTCCAAGAGATTATTTTTAATCTAATCCATTCCCCAATCACTCATGCTATTGATGATCGGTCTTAGAGAGTCACCAAGATCGGTTAATGAATATTCCACTCTGGGTGGCACTTCAGGGAATGCTTCGCGTTTGACAATCCCATCAGACTCCATCTTCCGAAGATTTTCAGTCAATACTTTTTGGATGATACCATCAACCAATCGGTGCCTCTCATTAAAACCTTTTGTTCCCGTCAACACTTCACGCATTATCAGCAATTTCCATTTATTTCCGATCAGATCAACGGTTGTCGCAACCGGACAAAATGGCAACTCTTCTTTTGTGAGCATCTTTTTTATCTCATAGACAGTCAGTTTCTTTTTGTAAGTTACCCCGAATTATATACCAGAAATACACTGATTTCAAATTCCCCTTTCAGGTTCGCG is a window from the uncultured Trichococcus sp. genome containing:
- a CDS encoding glycine betaine ABC transporter substrate-binding protein, whose protein sequence is MKRKNIISTIAMLATTLIVSGCSSSTGGNDSSAEDAVIRVGSKDFTENLVVSEIYALALEDAGYEVERIPNIASSVIHTSLTNDEIDLYPEYTGTGLLAILKMDLETDPQKVYDTVKAEYAEQFNLTWLDYAEANDSAGLVIKTSVAEKYGIETVSDLQEHATELRFASQGEFDQREDGLPGLTKAYGEFNWKSSTVYDNSLKYEVLKNDEADVAPAYTTEGQLTDKEEFTVLVDDRNFWPPYNLAPVIRNEVLEENPKIAEILNNISSTLDTETVTGLNAKVDVDGQEYEAVAKEYFDSIK
- a CDS encoding ABC transporter permease yields the protein MLVDDILQYFQENFSQYLIYVYQHLGLSIQAIGISCLIGIPLGYISHKHRKLSRMITFSSQALRIIPSLAVLFLLISFIGVGRAPALIALVLLGIPPILVNTTVGFLEVPAVMIETGRGLGMTDRELLKRVKIPLAFPFVMTGVKLALVEIISSATLATYIGAGGLGTLILTGLGLNRMDLLLIGGVSVAMIAFTTSIFLDYIIKRSGN
- a CDS encoding helix-turn-helix domain-containing protein; protein product: MLTKEELPFCPVATTVDLIGNKWKLLIMREVLTGTKGFNERHRLVDGIIQKVLTENLRKMESDGIVKREAFPEVPPRVEYSLTDLGDSLRPIINSMSDWGMD